Proteins from a genomic interval of Trifolium pratense cultivar HEN17-A07 linkage group LG6, ARS_RC_1.1, whole genome shotgun sequence:
- the LOC123890335 gene encoding transcription repressor OFP6-like has protein sequence MSSSRKKLLLNTVSVKLGCGSCRKLKLSNIFNPKPKPKNPTYQKHKLYNNQYSSSSGPWSSTEDKYDSTSTPNTTTTTNTATTFSPLYQSNFSDSETYAKDQRRVGGLGRAGGEGVAVEKDSEDPYLDFRHSMLQMILENEIYSKDDLRELLNCFLQLNEPYHHGVIVRAFTEIWNGVSLRPSSSRVHTTRTRKPRRH, from the coding sequence ATGTCTAGCTCCAGAAAGAAGCTTCTTCTGAACACTGTGTCGGTGAAACTAGGCTGTGGAAGTTGCAGAAAGCTAAAGTTAAGTAACATATTCaacccaaaaccaaaacccaagaACCCCACTTACCAAAAACACAAACTTTACAATAACCAGTACTCCTCTTCCTCAGGTCCTTGGAGTAGTACTGAAGACAAATATGACAGTACAAGCACCCCAAATACCACCACTACTACCAACACTGCCACCACATTTTCACCTTTGTATCAATCAAACTTTTCTGATTCAGAAACCTATGCAAAGGACCAGAGAAGAGTAGGAGGTTTAGGCAGAGCTGGAGGAGAAGGTGTTGCTGTGGAGAAAGATTCTGAAGACCCTTATCTTGATTTCAGACATTCCATGCTTCAAATGATATTGGAGAATGAAATATACTCAAAAGATGATCTTAGAGAGCTTCTGAATTGCTTTCTTCAGCTGAATGAACCTTATCACCATGGTGTTATAGTCAGAGCTTTTACTGAGATTTGGAATGGTGTCTCTTTGAGGCCTAGTTCATCGAGGGTTCATACAACTCGGACCCGTAAGCCACGCAGACATTAA